A genomic segment from Muntiacus reevesi chromosome 15, mMunRee1.1, whole genome shotgun sequence encodes:
- the FSCB gene encoding fibrous sheath CABYR-binding protein — MEEKDESEQSISAGKQEIRKRRRPSQPMVDKSQQTEVTEKKKQLSIPQSSGPKAALSIGNIPGSKLNYESHRVSSQLQQTWIKRKRVQNIADKSLQTETIAEEKKEEIKLVCEAVVPEEKPAAVEVGPEFPESVQEVEVPPSRYSAQVKTDRSQQTSCTGDWTMMNCPQKDKLDKEQQTYFSESEIVVIGWSTNSFSKSKEGAQKRKSSGSIFVSEHPEFQPTTSSNEETRQQSISRTLSIPPTKKDSPVPLEDEKDVPVEVQPPAAEEISAEEQLPLDETAAEEVPVEVQPPPTEEAPLEVQPSPAEEAPGDEAPAKVELMPAEEALSEEPPAEEAPVEIQPSPGEEAAGYEAPAKVEATSSEETLLKEPLTEVQPLAAEEASTQEAPELQLSPAVESPAEEAPAEAEPPPAEESPAEEPPEAQSLPAEEAPAEEAPAEAEPPPAEEAPAEEAPAEAESPPPDQAPAEEAPAEAEPPPAEEVPAEESPEVQSPPAEQAPAEEASEVQSPPAEEAPAEERLEVQSLPSEEALEKQAPEVQSVPSGQAPAEEGLGFQSLPADKAPEEEAPEVQSPPVDKGPEEEGQGLQSLPAEEAPAEEAPEVQPPPTEEAPAEETPAELQSPSTEETTSEMVSVEKQPSLTEEPFITPISLEETSAEVLLPPSEQTPADEALVENVSPVDQAPKEADVLVAKLESGNLEDKPKSEEPLERDTVPKDSSDTKNEAVSFEIQGVIHIELE, encoded by the coding sequence atggaagaaaaggaTGAATCTGAACAGTCTATCTCGGCAGGGAAGCAAGAAATTCGAAAGAGAAGACGACCCAGCCAGCCCATGGTAGATAAATCCCAGCAGACTGAagtaacagagaaaaagaaacaattgtCTATACCACAGTCATCTGGCCCCAAAGCTGCCCTTAGTATTGGTAATATTCCTGGAAGCAAATTAAACTATGAAAGTCATAGAGTATCTTCTCAACTTCAGCAAACTTGGATAAAGAGAAAGCGTGTACAGAATATAGCTGATAAGTCTCTGCAGACAGAAACTattgcagaagagaaaaaagaagaaatcaagttaGTTTGTGAAGCAGTGGTACCTGAGGAAAAGCCAGCTGCTGTTGAAGTAGGTCCTGAATTTCCAGAGAGTGTTCAGGAAGTAGAAGTTCCACCAAGCAGATACTCTGCTCAAGTCAAAACAGACAGATCTCAGCAGACTAGTTGTACTGGAGACTGGACAATGATGAACTGTCCTCAAAAAGATAAACTAGACAAGGAACAGCAGACATACTTTAGTGAATCAGAAATAGTGGTTATTGGATGGTCGACTAATTCTTTTTCAAAGTCAAAGGAAGGTGCACAGAAGCGCAAATCTTCAGGGAGTATTTTTGTTAGTGAACATCCTGAATTTCAACCCACAACAAGTAGCAATGAAGAAACTAGGCAGCAAAGTATTAGCAGAACATTATCTATTCCACCAACCAAAAAAGATTCTCCTGTACCTTTAGAAGATGAGAAAGATGTTCCAGTTGAAGTACAGCCTCCTGCTGCAGAAGAGATCTCTGCTGAAGAACAACTTCCACTAGATGAGACTGCTGCAGAAGAGGTTCCTGTGGAAGTTCAGCCTCCACCAACTGAAGAGGCTCCTCTTGAAGTACAGCCTTCCCCAGCTGAAGAGGCTCCTGGAGATGAGGCCCCTGCTAAAGTAGAGCTTATGCCAGCCGAAGAGGCTCTTTCAGAAGAGCCTCCTGCTGAAGAGGCACCTGTTGAAATACAGCCTTCCCCAGGGGAAGAGGCTGCTGGATATGAGGCCCCTGCTAAAGTAGAGGCCACCTCATCTGAAGAGACTCTTTTAAAAGAGCCTCTTACTGAAGTTCAGCCTCTTGCAGCTGAAGAGGCTTCTACACAAGAGGCCCCAGAACTTCAACTTTCACCAGCTGTGGAGTCCCCTGCAGAAGAGGCCCCAGCTGAAGCTGAGCCTCCACCAGCTGAGGAGTCTCCTGCAGAAGAGCCCCCAGAGGCTCAGTCTCTACCAGCTGAAGAGGCCCCTGCAGAAGAGGCCCCAGCTGAAGCTGAGCCTCCACCAGCTGAAGAGGCCCCTGCAGAAGAGGCTCCAGCTGAAGCTGAGTCTCCACCACCTGATCAGGCCCCTGCAGAAGAGGCCCCAGCTGAAGCTGAGCCTCCACCAGCTGAAGAGGTCCCTGCAGAAGAGTCCCCAGAGGTTCAGTCTCCACCAGCTGAGCAGGCCCCTGCAGAAGAGGCCTCAGAAGTTCAGTCTCCACCAGCTGAAGAGGCCCCTGCAGAAGAGCGCCTGGAAGTTCAGTCTCTACCATCTGAGGAGGCCCTTGAAAAACAGGCCCCAGAAGTTCAGTCTGTACCATCTGGGCAGGCCCCTGCAGAAGAGGGCCTAGGATTTCAGTCTCTACCAGCTGACAAAGCCCCTGAAGAAGAGGCCCCAGAAGTTCAGTCTCCACCAGTTGACAAAGGCCCTGAAGAAGAGGGCCAAGGACTTCAGTCCCTACCAGCTGAGGAGGCCCCTGCAGAAGAGGCCCCAGAAGTTCAACCTCCACCCACTGAGGAGGCTCCTGCAGAAGAGACCCCTGCTGAACTTCAGTCTCCATCAACTGAAGAAACTACTTCAGAAATGGTCTCTGTTGAGAAACAGCCTTCACTCACTGAAGAACCCTTTATTACACCAATCTCTTTAGAAGAAACCTCTGCTGAAGTTCTGCTTCCGCCATCTGAGCAGACCCCTGCAGATGAGGCTCTGGTAGAGAACGTGTCTCCAGTAGATCAGGCTCCAAAGGAAGCAGACGTCCTGGTGGCAAAATTAGAATCAGGGAATTTGGAAGATAAGCCAAAATCTGAAGAGCCTTTAGAACGGGATACTGTTCCTAAAGATTCATCTGATACCAAGAATGAAGCAGTTTCTTTTGAAATACAGGGTGTCATCCATATAGAACTGGAATAA